One window of Alkaliphilus metalliredigens QYMF genomic DNA carries:
- a CDS encoding synaptonemal complex protein 1, whose translation MFDSIFLNVGFLVILLWGMSAITKESKLFNKRLAIIGGALVIINIFVTYQYIQVQSSHNTATYNLYLLTSSSMDQVTQIANKETENMEDIASLNKVIEDIYQHTNPLLLQMNHTRLVSSSSQRQLYGIIGDLSEQLEVFLNHHNSILAKGEVIETELFQQYDQLKSELFIFSHKFRSRGASSGVRLGIIQHRLFLDENEINRMEKTVGNISKIIEELTSEN comes from the coding sequence ATGTTTGATTCAATATTCTTAAATGTTGGATTTCTTGTGATTCTTTTATGGGGAATGAGTGCAATCACTAAAGAATCAAAGTTGTTCAATAAGCGGCTTGCAATCATAGGAGGAGCACTAGTTATCATTAATATTTTTGTGACTTACCAGTACATACAAGTACAAAGCAGTCACAATACAGCCACCTATAATTTGTATCTATTAACTTCCAGCAGCATGGATCAAGTGACTCAAATTGCAAATAAGGAAACGGAAAATATGGAGGACATTGCTTCTTTAAATAAGGTAATAGAAGATATATACCAGCACACCAATCCATTACTGTTACAAATGAATCATACTAGATTGGTTTCTAGTAGTAGCCAACGACAGCTCTATGGGATAATCGGTGATTTATCCGAACAACTAGAGGTATTTTTGAATCACCACAACAGCATTTTGGCAAAGGGTGAAGTAATAGAGACAGAACTGTTTCAACAGTATGACCAATTAAAATCAGAGCTGTTTATTTTTTCCCATAAATTTAGATCCAGAGGAGCCAGTAGCGGCGTTAGACTAGGCATCATACAGCACCGCTTATTTTTAGATGAGAATGAGATAAACCGGATGGAGAAAACAGTCGGCAATATTTCAAAGATTATTGAGGAATTAACTAGTGAGAACTAA
- a CDS encoding peptidoglycan DD-metalloendopeptidase family protein, which translates to MSRGNLDTVLTKVLNVTGILLLLLIGVEMILSPPEIFMDIIRMIILTGFILTALTLPLVKGARLWLRIVGLLGIILYIIGFLVPGLTNLLVVAILTGVLMVIISSLGGMAKDEEVKDQDNQEEPDFPLPGPSEKAGKIKSYAKYYISGGLALANPFQLYQMMMQMLGMIGAAELKDFQQKGKYILPFSEEWSVVNGGIKQKDSHSWEIINQRYAYDFVIADSKNIRHKNEGKHLNDYHCYDKAILSPGDGKVIEVRDRVRDHPHPGTLMVDFLAKDFRGNFVMLQHEEKEYSFMAHFIPGSVMVKKGDLVKAGQLIGKCGNSGHSTEPHLHLHFQDHPNFYRGKGLPIKFSQLKINNQYQEEAYIQKKTRVVTTAFRSIVDQ; encoded by the coding sequence ATGAGTCGAGGGAATTTGGATACAGTGCTGACAAAAGTACTAAATGTAACGGGAATATTGTTACTATTATTGATAGGAGTAGAGATGATACTTTCTCCACCTGAAATCTTCATGGATATAATAAGAATGATAATTTTAACTGGATTTATTCTTACTGCTCTAACCCTACCTTTGGTTAAGGGGGCCAGATTGTGGCTGAGGATTGTGGGATTACTAGGGATCATTTTATATATCATTGGTTTTTTAGTTCCTGGTTTAACAAATTTGCTGGTGGTTGCCATCCTGACTGGGGTTTTGATGGTAATCATTAGTAGTTTAGGGGGAATGGCCAAAGACGAAGAGGTAAAAGATCAAGACAATCAAGAAGAACCGGACTTTCCATTGCCAGGGCCTAGTGAAAAAGCTGGGAAGATTAAAAGTTATGCTAAATATTATATTTCAGGAGGGCTAGCCCTTGCTAATCCATTTCAGTTGTATCAAATGATGATGCAAATGCTTGGAATGATAGGAGCTGCTGAATTGAAAGATTTTCAGCAGAAAGGAAAATATATTTTACCTTTTTCCGAGGAGTGGTCAGTGGTCAATGGAGGAATTAAACAAAAGGACTCCCATTCTTGGGAAATAATCAATCAACGCTATGCCTATGACTTTGTGATAGCTGATTCAAAGAATATTCGTCACAAAAATGAGGGGAAGCATCTGAATGATTATCATTGTTATGATAAAGCAATACTGTCTCCTGGAGATGGGAAGGTAATAGAGGTGAGAGATAGAGTTCGAGACCACCCACATCCAGGGACTCTAATGGTAGACTTTTTAGCCAAAGATTTCAGAGGGAACTTTGTTATGCTACAACATGAAGAAAAAGAATATTCTTTCATGGCTCATTTTATACCTGGAAGCGTTATGGTTAAAAAAGGAGACTTAGTGAAAGCAGGGCAGTTGATTGGTAAGTGTGGCAATTCGGGCCATTCTACAGAACCTCATTTACATTTACACTTTCAAGATCACCCTAATTTTTATCGTGGAAAGGGGTTACCTATAAAGTTTAGTCAGTTAAAAATCAATAACCAATATCAAGAAGAAGCATACATTCAGAAGAAAACAAGGGTTGTAACAACAGCATTCAGGAGCATTGTCGATCAATAG
- a CDS encoding DUF6054 family protein: MAKYEKAMTGKFEEVLSHLENDIRNSAMTMNLVDESNYSCGDIKTAVRVYDKYFMRNKSRASLNLTIIGSGTDIFISAIGAGGGAGIIFNFSLGAEDNMVNVVRESVERIG; this comes from the coding sequence ATGGCAAAATATGAAAAAGCAATGACAGGTAAGTTTGAAGAAGTCCTTAGTCATTTAGAAAATGATATTCGTAATAGTGCAATGACTATGAATTTGGTGGATGAAAGCAATTATAGTTGTGGAGACATTAAAACTGCAGTCCGAGTATATGATAAATATTTTATGCGAAACAAAAGCAGAGCAAGTTTGAATTTGACTATAATTGGAAGTGGTACCGATATTTTTATTTCGGCAATTGGTGCTGGTGGTGGAGCAGGAATTATATTTAACTTTAGTTTAGGAGCTGAAGATAATATGGTGAATGTAGTGAGAGAGAGTGTAGAGCGAATAGGGTAA
- a CDS encoding DUF2500 domain-containing protein codes for MMNPFYFMNSVFPLFFILIFGFILFTIFRGVKEWSHNNKQAVLSVAAKTVSKRTHTSRRTSNHNGHHHHHTSTKYYVTFEVQSGDRMEFHVSAKEYGLLAEGDTGKLTFQGTRYHEFERKI; via the coding sequence ATGATGAATCCCTTTTATTTTATGAATTCAGTTTTCCCTTTATTTTTTATTTTGATATTTGGATTTATATTATTTACTATTTTTAGAGGAGTTAAAGAATGGAGTCACAATAATAAACAAGCAGTTTTAAGTGTGGCAGCTAAAACTGTTTCAAAACGTACCCATACCTCAAGACGTACAAGTAACCATAATGGACACCATCACCACCATACTTCCACTAAATATTATGTTACATTTGAAGTACAAAGCGGAGATCGTATGGAATTTCATGTTTCAGCTAAGGAATATGGACTTTTAGCAGAGGGGGATACTGGTAAGTTAACCTTTCAAGGAACAAGATATCATGAGTTTGAAAGAAAAATATAG